The window CCGTGAGGAAAATGTATACGTCTTCAAGCTTGATGAGTTCACTCATTACGACTTCGTCGACCTTTTCGATGAATTCCTTTTTCTCTTTAATTTGGCCATCGTGTCCTGCCTCATCGGCTCCGTCGATATTAATCAGGAAGAAGTCATGGTCTGAGTTTTTAACCTGATCGATAATAGTGTCACGGATATTATAGAGATTTGTGTCGATTCCGCCTGTTACGTCTTCCATTTCGATGATGTCCATTCCCGCAAATCTTCCGATACCCATGATTAAACCGGTTTCGGCAATGCATGCGGAGTTGACTTCATATTTGTCATTCAATGCTTCAACGACAGGCACTTCACCGGCACCTCTAGGTATGATGATGTTTGCCGGAGGCTGGCCTTCCTCAATTCTCTTTACGTTGACCGGATGCTCCTTAATCATTTCGTATGACTTTACAACCAGCTGGTTTAAAATGTCTGCAGTCCTTTTGGCTTCTTCGGATTCGTCCAATGCCTTGACTTCCTTAGGCTTGTTTCCTTCGACCTTAGGGTCGGCATCGCTTACCTTATCGGATAATCCTTCGCCTCTTAAAACAAGAACTGCCCTGTGGCCTGTTGATTCCTTGAAAATGATTTTAACGTCCGGATAATCCTCAAGAACCATGGTGTTTAAAACGTCTACGATGTCCTTGGTTCCTTCCTTGATTCTTCCCGCACGCCTGTCGGTTACGATTAAATCCTCGTCTGCAGTTGAAAAGTTGCACCTGAATGCAATGTCGCCTGGAAGAACGTCCACTCCGACGCCGTTTGCTTCAAATGGACCCCTTCCGGTATAAACCTCATAGGGATTATAGCCTAAAATTGATAAGTGTGCAGTGTCACTTCCAGGGATTATTCCCGGAGCTATTGAATCCATAATTCCTGTAATTCCTTCTTCGGCCATCTTATCCATGTTTGGAGTCTTTGCGGCCTGAAGAGGAGTTTGATTGTCAAGTTCTTTTATCGGACGGTCACCCATTCCGTCCATAATCAGTACAATTCCCTTCACTTTATCACCTTTAATAAATATACATTAATAATTCTGTTTTTCAATGGTTATATAATTTGAGATTGAAATTTCATTAAAAAAAGTCTTTTTAGATAAGCAGTATTCCGACGATTGCGCCGGTAATTGTTGCGATTAGATTGACGTGCTCGTTTGTAAGCATGTTCGCCCTTTCAAACGTTGCGCCCAAAAAGCTGTCCATAAAGCATCCTACGGTTCCGGATACCACGGATACGACAATGGCTGACAGCGGATTTGTGATAACACCCAGCAGGTATGCTGCAATACCTATAATAAGTGCTCCAATCATTCCTACTGCCGTTCCCAAAACGGATACTGCACCGTCGGTTCCCGGATCTACCTTTTGAAAGGTCGTTATTAATCTTGGCTGCTGCAATATTCCTATTTCAGAAGCCAGTGTGTCTGCGGTTGCGGTTGCGATGGCTCCGATGAATCCGCCGACAAACGGGAGGTAATATCCGCCGAAGGCCGCCATCATGAATGCCACGATACCGTTTGAAATTACGTTTTTGGAAGACCTTCTTCCTTCGTATTCACCCAGGGAACGCTTGTATGCCCTGGAGTATTTCGTTGCAAGAAGTGACATTACAAGAAAGAGAACTAAAATAAGCAGCCAGTTGACTCCTGCCGAGAAAATAATTACGATTCCCATTACTACCATAACAATGGAACCGAATAAATCCAGGGATTGCCTTTTATAGGTTATTATTCCAAGAATGAATAAGGCAATAACATACACCCAATTAATCATTAGCGTTTCAACCATGTCAATCAATAGTAAATTATCTAGTTGAAAGTATAAAAAAGTATGTAAAAAAAAGAAGTTAGAAAAGTAATCCTATTTGATTACTTTACTTTTGATAATTTCCACTCTTTTGAGAGGGTAGATTTTTTTAGCAGTGTGGTAAATTTCAGAAGCTAATTTACCGTTAACTGAAGATTTAACTAATTCTTCGTAAGTTCTTTCAGCTGCAGCTTCTTTGAGTAAGTCTTCGATTACTTGTCTCATGTATCTTTGCTGGGAAGATTTAGCTCTTCTGATTGTTACTGCAAGAACGTGAAGTTTAATTTTGCGTTCGTCTTTTGTAGTTACGATAGTGGAAGCGTCGATTCTGGAAGTTCCCCTTCTGATCATGCTTCTAACGTAATCGGTAGTGGTCTTGTGACCGGTAAATTTGGTGGATGCTACGTCTCCAGCAACGTTGTCAATTTCAAATCTGAGTTTGATGTATTGTTTTGAGAAGTCACCGGTTAATTCCCTCATTGTAACTTCAACGCCTCTTCCGATTAAGAGTTCTGGGTCTTTAGCTGGGGTTTCCCCAATTTCCTTTTCTTCAAACATTAATGGTGTTTTAATTGTATACCATGATTTTTCTTTCCAAGTGTCACGTACTCTACGTCTAGATTTTGCCTTTGCCATTATATCAACCGTTTTTTATTTTAAAATATTTATTATTATATTTAGCGTATAGCTATTTAATTTTGAAAAATAGTCCTAAAATAGAGTATTTTATTAAACTTACATAAAATAATCTATAAAATCAAATTATAACAGATTATAGTTCTATAATCTCTTATTCGACTATTGTGAGTTTTTCTCACGTTATTTAAAGAA is drawn from Methanobrevibacter millerae and contains these coding sequences:
- a CDS encoding 2,3-bisphosphoglycerate-independent phosphoglycerate mutase; amino-acid sequence: MKGIVLIMDGMGDRPIKELDNQTPLQAAKTPNMDKMAEEGITGIMDSIAPGIIPGSDTAHLSILGYNPYEVYTGRGPFEANGVGVDVLPGDIAFRCNFSTADEDLIVTDRRAGRIKEGTKDIVDVLNTMVLEDYPDVKIIFKESTGHRAVLVLRGEGLSDKVSDADPKVEGNKPKEVKALDESEEAKRTADILNQLVVKSYEMIKEHPVNVKRIEEGQPPANIIIPRGAGEVPVVEALNDKYEVNSACIAETGLIMGIGRFAGMDIIEMEDVTGGIDTNLYNIRDTIIDQVKNSDHDFFLINIDGADEAGHDGQIKEKKEFIEKVDEVVMSELIKLEDVYIFLTADHSTPISVLNHSGDPVPVLIRGPEVRVDDVKEFSEVACAKGGLCRIRGSDVMNIMMDLMNYAHKFGA
- a CDS encoding TIGR00297 family protein produces the protein MVETLMINWVYVIALFILGIITYKRQSLDLFGSIVMVVMGIVIIFSAGVNWLLILVLFLVMSLLATKYSRAYKRSLGEYEGRRSSKNVISNGIVAFMMAAFGGYYLPFVGGFIGAIATATADTLASEIGILQQPRLITTFQKVDPGTDGAVSVLGTAVGMIGALIIGIAAYLLGVITNPLSAIVVSVVSGTVGCFMDSFLGATFERANMLTNEHVNLIATITGAIVGILLI
- a CDS encoding 30S ribosomal protein S3ae: MAKAKSRRRVRDTWKEKSWYTIKTPLMFEEKEIGETPAKDPELLIGRGVEVTMRELTGDFSKQYIKLRFEIDNVAGDVASTKFTGHKTTTDYVRSMIRRGTSRIDASTIVTTKDERKIKLHVLAVTIRRAKSSQQRYMRQVIEDLLKEAAAERTYEELVKSSVNGKLASEIYHTAKKIYPLKRVEIIKSKVIK